The Monomorium pharaonis isolate MP-MQ-018 chromosome 5, ASM1337386v2, whole genome shotgun sequence genome includes a window with the following:
- the LOC105832543 gene encoding gametogenetin-binding protein 2-like isoform X1: MARLVNVWRDNVPMELASKQMPLIVDENLTMIMDISSLGAICENPLINGKQLEEFMKKFAVLTVEEIKTSLEVTCKKIIDILNEAEPCVGCRRSVERLFYDLMKSGHPALDPLVITRNGVLSVKDDVLKSPQQLCTLLHGHSARLNNLMEKQQRNRKSRRCVLHTLEIQRLPPIWNSWREVWDCMELPCKQELTLIETDTLDEALDTYLRKHRFCAECRNKVLLASSLLTREPDPTKEKGYVAVLYNEIRRCIPKHHVHLPHRTEYMTTLLNRAQPWALMGRERHAKTLEIAQEEVLTCLGICIAERLHRIHRRMKEEETVCKVLAAVAVDALSRNFRSAVEAKQGISQLELLYKEFTREEIAKQNKREKLRLKRKKKKGRRNEIEEKENSCDCSSERQSESPCTCAESKPTTKNINRHKLQILDPKNKGPPTCKCSDCLKKLKTSSISQSQSKTELSISMKKSLQKGKKDISGTKKKSNTSQSKQNSTPCKQLSQEYSSDICDSCKESEKADESQWRYNCKDSVTNELVDAWITEPSETKYNMWIEMKLHSPSERLSQDCGYSSEHNISSSSLPSTPEGSEVACNDEWCDHEGTCHDKLNHSNSSLSLLQERGPTLTQMLKESYFSDDDEKESYIPVEEVLEFKSRVCQLTEKRLKLRQTLRERFDMLCSHQKPLNIQ, translated from the exons ATGATCATGGATATAAGTAGTTTGGGTGCTATTTGTGAGAATCCCTTGATCAATGGTAAACAGTTGGAGGAGTTTATGAAGAAATTTGCTGTGCTTACAGTAGAGGAAATCAAAACATCCCTTGAAGTTACTTGCAAGaaaataattgacattttGAATGAGGCTGAACCATGTGTAGGTTGCCGCAGAAG TGTCGAAAGATTGTTCTACGATCTGATGAAATCTGGACATCCTGCATTAGATCCGCTGGTAATCACTCGCAATGGTGTGCTTTCAGTAAAAGATGATGTTTTGAAATCACCTCAACAGCTCTGTACGCTGTTGCATGGACATAG CGCTaggttaaataatttaatggagAAACAACagagaaatagaaaatctCGACGATGCGTATTGCATACTTTGGAAATTCAGCGGTTGCCGCCAATATGGAACTCCTGGAGGGAAGTGTGGGACTGCATGGAGCTACCGTGCAAGCAGGAATTAACTTTAATAGAGACCGATACGCTTGATGAAGCTTTAGATACTTATCTACGTAAACATAG GTTTTGTGCTGAGTGTCGCAACAAGGTGCTACTGGCGTCGTCTCTTCTGACACGTGAACCCGATcctacaaaagaaaaaggttACGTGGCGGTTTTGTATAACGAAATTAGGCGTTGCATACCCAAACATCATGTTCATTTACCACATCGCACGGAATATATGACTACTCTCCTTAATCGCGCGCAGCCATGGGCACTCATGGGAAG AGAGCGCCACGCGAAAACGCTGGAAATTGCTCAAGAAGAAGTACTTACGTGTTTAGGCATATGCATCGCGGAACGACTGCACAGAATACATCGACGAATGAAAGAGGAGGAAACTGTATGTAAAGTGTTAGCTGCTGTTGCGGTAGATGCATTGTCTAGAAACTTTCGg TCGGCGGTTGAAGCAAAACAAGGTATTTCTCAGCTggaattattgtataaagaatTCACGAGAGAAGAGATAGCGAAACAGAACAAGCGTGAAAAATTACGTCTTAAACGCAAGAAGAAGAAGGGACGCCGTAACGAAAttgaagagaaagaaaactcTTGTGAT TGTTCAAGTGAGAGGCAAAGCGAATCCCCCTGTACCTGTGCGGAATCAAAGCCAACGACGAAAAACATTAACCGGCATAAG TTGCAGATCCTAGATCCAAAAAATAAAGGGCCGCCGACGTGTAAATGTTCCGATTGTTTAAAGAAACTAAAAACAAGTAGTATATCACAATCACAAAGTAAGACAGAACTATCAATCTCTATGAAAAAGAGTTTacaaaaaggtaaaaaagacaTCTCcggaacaaagaaaaaatctaatacAAGTCAATCAAAGCAAAATAGTACGCCTTGCAAACAATTATCTCAGGAGTATTCATCCGATATTTGCGATTCGTGTAAG GAGAGTGAAAAAGCTGATGAGAGTCAATGGCGTTACAATTGTAAAGATTCTGTAACTAACGAGTTGGTAGACGCTTGGATAACGGAACCTAGCGAAACCAAATACAATATGTGGATAGAGATGAAACTTCATTCCCCGAGCGAGCGATTGTCTCAAGATTGCGGATACTCTTCCGAGCACAATATCAGCAGTTCTTCTCTTCCTAGCACACCGGAAGGTTCTGAAGTAGCCTGCAACGACGAATGGTGTGATCATGAAGGGACTTGTCATGATAAACTTAATCATTCCAATTCTAGCCTCTCTTTATTGCAAGAGCGTGGCCCAACACTTACACAAATGTTGAAG GAATCCTATTTTTCTGATGATGATGAGAAGGAGAGTTATATTCCAGTGGAGGAAGTATTAGAATTTAAGTCGAGAGTATGTCAACTCACGGAAAAGCGGCTGAAACTTCGGCAAACGCTTAGAGAACGTTTTGACATGTTGTGCAGCCATCAAAAACCACTTAACATTCAGTAA
- the LOC105832543 gene encoding gametogenetin-binding protein 2-like isoform X2: MIMDISSLGAICENPLINGKQLEEFMKKFAVLTVEEIKTSLEVTCKKIIDILNEAEPCVGCRRSVERLFYDLMKSGHPALDPLVITRNGVLSVKDDVLKSPQQLCTLLHGHSARLNNLMEKQQRNRKSRRCVLHTLEIQRLPPIWNSWREVWDCMELPCKQELTLIETDTLDEALDTYLRKHRFCAECRNKVLLASSLLTREPDPTKEKGYVAVLYNEIRRCIPKHHVHLPHRTEYMTTLLNRAQPWALMGRERHAKTLEIAQEEVLTCLGICIAERLHRIHRRMKEEETVCKVLAAVAVDALSRNFRSAVEAKQGISQLELLYKEFTREEIAKQNKREKLRLKRKKKKGRRNEIEEKENSCDCSSERQSESPCTCAESKPTTKNINRHKLQILDPKNKGPPTCKCSDCLKKLKTSSISQSQSKTELSISMKKSLQKGKKDISGTKKKSNTSQSKQNSTPCKQLSQEYSSDICDSCKESEKADESQWRYNCKDSVTNELVDAWITEPSETKYNMWIEMKLHSPSERLSQDCGYSSEHNISSSSLPSTPEGSEVACNDEWCDHEGTCHDKLNHSNSSLSLLQERGPTLTQMLKESYFSDDDEKESYIPVEEVLEFKSRVCQLTEKRLKLRQTLRERFDMLCSHQKPLNIQ; the protein is encoded by the exons ATGATCATGGATATAAGTAGTTTGGGTGCTATTTGTGAGAATCCCTTGATCAATGGTAAACAGTTGGAGGAGTTTATGAAGAAATTTGCTGTGCTTACAGTAGAGGAAATCAAAACATCCCTTGAAGTTACTTGCAAGaaaataattgacattttGAATGAGGCTGAACCATGTGTAGGTTGCCGCAGAAG TGTCGAAAGATTGTTCTACGATCTGATGAAATCTGGACATCCTGCATTAGATCCGCTGGTAATCACTCGCAATGGTGTGCTTTCAGTAAAAGATGATGTTTTGAAATCACCTCAACAGCTCTGTACGCTGTTGCATGGACATAG CGCTaggttaaataatttaatggagAAACAACagagaaatagaaaatctCGACGATGCGTATTGCATACTTTGGAAATTCAGCGGTTGCCGCCAATATGGAACTCCTGGAGGGAAGTGTGGGACTGCATGGAGCTACCGTGCAAGCAGGAATTAACTTTAATAGAGACCGATACGCTTGATGAAGCTTTAGATACTTATCTACGTAAACATAG GTTTTGTGCTGAGTGTCGCAACAAGGTGCTACTGGCGTCGTCTCTTCTGACACGTGAACCCGATcctacaaaagaaaaaggttACGTGGCGGTTTTGTATAACGAAATTAGGCGTTGCATACCCAAACATCATGTTCATTTACCACATCGCACGGAATATATGACTACTCTCCTTAATCGCGCGCAGCCATGGGCACTCATGGGAAG AGAGCGCCACGCGAAAACGCTGGAAATTGCTCAAGAAGAAGTACTTACGTGTTTAGGCATATGCATCGCGGAACGACTGCACAGAATACATCGACGAATGAAAGAGGAGGAAACTGTATGTAAAGTGTTAGCTGCTGTTGCGGTAGATGCATTGTCTAGAAACTTTCGg TCGGCGGTTGAAGCAAAACAAGGTATTTCTCAGCTggaattattgtataaagaatTCACGAGAGAAGAGATAGCGAAACAGAACAAGCGTGAAAAATTACGTCTTAAACGCAAGAAGAAGAAGGGACGCCGTAACGAAAttgaagagaaagaaaactcTTGTGAT TGTTCAAGTGAGAGGCAAAGCGAATCCCCCTGTACCTGTGCGGAATCAAAGCCAACGACGAAAAACATTAACCGGCATAAG TTGCAGATCCTAGATCCAAAAAATAAAGGGCCGCCGACGTGTAAATGTTCCGATTGTTTAAAGAAACTAAAAACAAGTAGTATATCACAATCACAAAGTAAGACAGAACTATCAATCTCTATGAAAAAGAGTTTacaaaaaggtaaaaaagacaTCTCcggaacaaagaaaaaatctaatacAAGTCAATCAAAGCAAAATAGTACGCCTTGCAAACAATTATCTCAGGAGTATTCATCCGATATTTGCGATTCGTGTAAG GAGAGTGAAAAAGCTGATGAGAGTCAATGGCGTTACAATTGTAAAGATTCTGTAACTAACGAGTTGGTAGACGCTTGGATAACGGAACCTAGCGAAACCAAATACAATATGTGGATAGAGATGAAACTTCATTCCCCGAGCGAGCGATTGTCTCAAGATTGCGGATACTCTTCCGAGCACAATATCAGCAGTTCTTCTCTTCCTAGCACACCGGAAGGTTCTGAAGTAGCCTGCAACGACGAATGGTGTGATCATGAAGGGACTTGTCATGATAAACTTAATCATTCCAATTCTAGCCTCTCTTTATTGCAAGAGCGTGGCCCAACACTTACACAAATGTTGAAG GAATCCTATTTTTCTGATGATGATGAGAAGGAGAGTTATATTCCAGTGGAGGAAGTATTAGAATTTAAGTCGAGAGTATGTCAACTCACGGAAAAGCGGCTGAAACTTCGGCAAACGCTTAGAGAACGTTTTGACATGTTGTGCAGCCATCAAAAACCACTTAACATTCAGTAA
- the LOC105832544 gene encoding 3-oxoacyl-[acyl-carrier-protein] synthase, mitochondrial → MSIPFLHISRSLTTAARSKRRVVVTGMGIVSPLGVGTRNAWEALVNSQCGITKLSEPDYDKLPCKVAALVPKGNSAHELNIDSHFTKSELRTICPATAYALIASEEALADAGWKPTDETDKRDTGVSVGIGMIDLVDVCMTYEALKKGYSKVSPYFVPRILPNMAAGQISIKYGFRGPNHAVSTACATGAHAIGDAFRFIRGGETSVMVCGGAEACISPLAIAAFCRLRALSTSKNEMPREASRPFDRDRDGFVMGEGAAILVLEELNHALARDASIYAEVLGYGLSGDASHITAPSEDGTGALLAMDRTLKDAGIETAEITHVNAHATSTPLGDGIEVKAIESLMGEHSRNVTVTSTKGAHGHLLGAAGNLEAAFTILAIKEGIVPPTLNLHNLDTETRLRFAPHTKVKWNATSRRTALKNAFGFGGTNACLCFTQYV, encoded by the exons ATGTCCATTCCATTTCTGCATATCAGCCGGTCGTTGACGACTGCCGCGAGGTCCAAGCGGCGTGTCGTCGTGACCGGGATGGGGATTGTCTCGCCTTTGGGAGTCGGGACGCGAAACGCTTGGGAGGCTCTCGTCAACTCCCAGTGCGGAATTACGAAACTTTCCGAGCCGGACTACGACAAGCTACCGTGTAAAGTAG CTGCATTGGTGCCGAAAGGAAACTCCGCTCACGAACTTAACATCGACTCCCATTTTACGAAGAGTGAGCTACGGACAATATGTCCTGCCACAGCATATGCGTTGATAGCTTCGGAGGAGGCACTCGCGGACGCAGGATGGAAGCCGACTGACGAGACTGATAAACGCGACACCGGGGTCTCAGTAGGAATCGGTATGATAGACCTAGTGGACGTGTGCATGACGTACGAGGCATTGAAAAAAGGCTATAGTAAAGTCAGTCCATACTTTGTGCCAAGGATACTGCCGAATATGGCAGCTGGTCAGATCAGCATCAAGTACGGCTTTCGTGGGCCCAATCATGCAGTGTCGACCGCGTGCGCGACGGGCGCGCATGCTATCG GCGATGCGTTCCGTTTCATCCGCGGTGGCGAGACGAGCGTGATGGTGTGCGGTGGAGCGGAGGCATGTATCAGTCCATTGGCTATAGCCGCGTTCTGCCGGTTACGCGCGCTAAGTACGTCGAAGAACGAAATGCCCCGGGAGGCGTCGCGGCCCTTCGACCGGGATCGCGACGGTTTCGTCATGGGCGAGGGTGCCGCGATCCTGGTCCTGGAGGAGTTGAATCACGCGCTCGCCCGCGACGCGTCCATCTACGCAGAGGTGCTGGGCTACGGCCTGTCCGGCGACGCGTCACACATCACGGCGCCTAGCGAGGATGGCACCGGCGCGCTGTTGGCGATGGACCGAACGTTGAAGGACGCCGGCATCGAGACCGCGGAGATAACGCACGTGAACGCACACGCCACGTCTACGCCGCTAGGCGATGGGATCGAGGTGAAGGCGATCGAGTCGCTGATGGGCGAGCACAGCAGGAACGTGACGGTGACGAGCACGAAGGGAGCACACGGTCATCTGCTGGGTGCCGCCGGTAACCTGGAAGCTGCCTTCACGATCTTAGCGATCAAGGAGGGCATCGTACCGCCTACCTTGAATTTACACAACTTGGATACAGAGACACGTCTGAGATTTGCGCCGCACACGAAAGTGAAGTGGAACGCGACGTCGCGTCGGACAGCTCTGAAAAACGCATTTGGATTCGGTGGTACGAACGCATGCTTGTGCTTCACCCAATACGTCTGA